A stretch of Paenibacillus mucilaginosus 3016 DNA encodes these proteins:
- a CDS encoding Ger(x)C family spore germination protein, with product MNDRQRNRTAQSVFCLLCGFLILTLTGCWNRVEVNDLALIMAAGIDKKDEDGIELTAQIFIPKSGGAQQGGGSTSGSGGAQGQTLVRTGRGVTIADAMSKLQEALPRKIFWGHTEVFIIGEQLARSGIREQLDFILRFPQMRERSSIFICKGTAKQVMEASPPLERSTSEVLREMTKSKQGLSLTVNELAQMLSGDSKAAIIPWVEPLPADRGNRDQQPIPYIMGTAVFKKDQMIGRIDDKTTRGVLWLRDEVERAIVTVAPEIADKGYVSFVLLRSSTELIPSVKGDQWSMTVKIETEDDVIQNTTKLDIMKPEITNSLEKELEKDIISRVNLALTKAQKERKVDIFGFNEVFHRHYPKQWEQIKENWEEKFPEIEVRVLADAKIRRPGSITSGGTLPEEEVMK from the coding sequence ATGAACGATAGACAAAGGAATAGAACGGCACAGTCGGTCTTTTGCCTGCTATGCGGCTTCCTTATCCTAACACTTACAGGTTGCTGGAATCGGGTGGAAGTGAATGATCTGGCCTTGATTATGGCAGCTGGCATCGACAAGAAGGATGAAGACGGGATTGAACTCACTGCGCAGATATTCATTCCTAAGTCCGGGGGAGCACAGCAGGGGGGCGGTTCAACGTCTGGCTCGGGAGGTGCTCAAGGGCAAACACTGGTAAGAACAGGGAGAGGCGTAACCATTGCCGACGCCATGTCCAAGCTTCAGGAAGCACTCCCTCGGAAAATATTCTGGGGGCACACCGAAGTATTTATTATCGGGGAACAGCTCGCTCGGTCAGGGATACGGGAGCAGCTCGATTTCATTTTGCGTTTCCCGCAGATGCGGGAGCGTTCGAGTATCTTCATCTGTAAGGGAACGGCGAAGCAGGTCATGGAGGCTTCGCCTCCGTTAGAACGCTCGACTTCGGAGGTGCTTAGGGAGATGACGAAGAGCAAGCAGGGACTGAGTCTTACGGTGAACGAACTCGCTCAAATGCTGTCGGGTGACTCGAAGGCCGCCATTATTCCTTGGGTTGAGCCACTCCCCGCTGATAGAGGGAATAGAGACCAACAGCCGATTCCTTACATTATGGGCACTGCTGTGTTCAAGAAGGATCAAATGATAGGCCGGATCGATGATAAGACAACTAGAGGAGTTCTTTGGCTTCGCGATGAAGTGGAGCGAGCCATTGTTACGGTTGCTCCCGAGATCGCAGACAAGGGGTATGTATCCTTTGTGCTGCTTCGAAGCAGCACGGAGCTGATCCCTTCTGTGAAGGGGGATCAATGGAGCATGACCGTAAAGATTGAAACAGAAGACGACGTCATTCAAAACACGACAAAGCTGGATATTATGAAGCCGGAAATTACGAACTCATTGGAGAAGGAGCTGGAGAAAGATATCATTAGCCGCGTGAATTTGGCGCTGACCAAGGCGCAGAAGGAGCGAAAAGTGGATATTTTCGGATTCAACGAGGTGTTTCATCGACATTATCCAAAGCAGTGGGAACAAATCAAGGAAAATTGGGAGGAGAAATTCCCTGAGATCGAAGTACGTGTGTTAGCAGATGCGAAAATACGCAGACCCGGCTCCATTACATCCGGCGGTACCCTCCCGGAGGAAGAGGTGATGAAATAG
- a CDS encoding MOSC domain-containing protein, with the protein MKTEVISLNTGLPESLPYRGREVSTGIRKHPVREPAALLREGLAGDGQADLVHHGGPDKAVCVYPWEHYAFWAKELEQQLGFGAFGENLTLHGLQEASVCIGDMFRLGTALVQVSQPRQPCFKLSVRYGRPDLPLLMQETGFTGWYFRVLEEGRVHAPCPLELTERPSPGWTVSEANRIMHRDTDDMTGTAELLAVPALSASWRATLQRRLEGIPTDPAARLHGSQGLR; encoded by the coding sequence ATGAAAACGGAGGTTATCTCATTGAATACAGGCCTGCCCGAATCTTTGCCGTACCGCGGCCGGGAGGTATCGACTGGAATCCGCAAGCACCCTGTACGGGAGCCTGCGGCGCTGCTGCGGGAAGGGCTCGCCGGAGATGGACAGGCGGACCTCGTGCATCACGGGGGACCGGACAAGGCGGTGTGCGTCTACCCTTGGGAGCATTATGCCTTCTGGGCCAAGGAGCTGGAGCAGCAGCTCGGCTTCGGCGCCTTCGGGGAGAATCTGACCCTGCACGGCCTTCAGGAGGCGTCCGTGTGCATCGGCGATATGTTCCGGCTCGGCACCGCCCTCGTCCAGGTCAGCCAGCCGCGCCAGCCCTGCTTCAAGCTGTCCGTGCGCTACGGTCGGCCCGATCTGCCGCTGCTCATGCAGGAGACCGGCTTCACAGGCTGGTACTTCCGGGTGCTCGAGGAAGGCCGAGTCCACGCGCCGTGCCCCCTGGAGCTGACGGAGCGGCCCTCACCCGGGTGGACCGTGTCCGAGGCCAACCGGATCATGCACCGCGATACAGATGACATGACGGGTACCGCTGAGCTCCTCGCCGTCCCGGCCTTGTCGGCGAGCTGGCGGGCCACTCTGCAGAGGAGGCTGGAAGGCATTCCCACGGACCCGGCCGCACGGCTGCACGGCAGCCAAGGACTGCGGTAA
- a CDS encoding alpha/beta hydrolase family protein, which yields MFSGEESPMSSSVNLATRPSNSSKACEFIYESPPFVPVILTPSVLPVQGDVKRREGLRMHTETLEKAGAAAGLPDGTLLHREELRSPAKGIALYVLTYASQGLQVKGYLAVPQRAVPAPGLIFCRGGIRKVGMVRKRRILSMARRGYVVFAPFYRGNEGGEGREDFGGEDRHDVCGAISLVQSLPEVKPGPVPLIGFSRGALMALLAARECDQAGPVVVWSGVSDLFDTYEERVDLRRMLKRVVGHPRKQAEAYEDRSPVYWIDEIRVPVLIVHGTGDTQVSVEQARKLGTALEEAGKEYRMELYDGLDHRFPKDEDEQALDAVFGWITDKLAAGRG from the coding sequence AATTTGGCGACGAGGCCTTCGAACTCGTCCAAGGCTTGCGAATTCATTTATGAAAGTCCACCTTTCGTTCCGGTCATACTAACTCCTAGTGTACTGCCGGTGCAGGGGGATGTCAAAAGAAGGGAGGGGCTGCGGATGCACACCGAAACGCTTGAAAAAGCCGGGGCTGCCGCCGGGCTCCCAGACGGTACGCTGCTTCACCGGGAGGAGCTTCGCAGTCCGGCCAAGGGAATCGCTCTTTATGTATTGACTTATGCCAGCCAGGGACTGCAGGTGAAAGGCTATCTGGCCGTTCCGCAGCGGGCGGTGCCCGCGCCCGGACTGATCTTCTGCCGCGGGGGAATCCGCAAGGTCGGCATGGTGCGCAAGCGCCGCATTCTCTCGATGGCCCGCCGCGGCTATGTGGTGTTCGCGCCGTTCTACCGGGGCAATGAAGGCGGGGAGGGACGCGAGGACTTTGGCGGCGAGGACCGCCATGATGTCTGCGGCGCGATCTCGCTGGTGCAGTCGCTGCCCGAGGTGAAGCCGGGGCCCGTGCCGCTCATCGGCTTCTCCCGCGGAGCGCTGATGGCGCTGCTCGCGGCAAGGGAGTGCGATCAGGCCGGGCCGGTCGTCGTGTGGAGCGGGGTCAGCGACCTCTTCGATACGTACGAGGAGCGGGTCGACCTCCGGCGCATGCTGAAGCGGGTCGTCGGCCATCCGCGCAAACAGGCCGAAGCCTACGAGGACCGCTCGCCCGTGTACTGGATCGACGAGATTCGGGTGCCGGTCCTCATTGTGCACGGCACGGGGGACACGCAGGTGAGCGTCGAGCAGGCCCGCAAGCTTGGAACGGCTCTCGAAGAGGCCGGCAAGGAGTACCGGATGGAGCTGTACGACGGGCTCGATCACCGCTTTCCGAAGGATGAGGACGAGCAGGCGCTCGATGCCGTGTTCGGCTGGATCACGGACAAGCTGGCGGCCGGGCGGGGGTAA